A window of the Pseudomonas gozinkensis genome harbors these coding sequences:
- a CDS encoding RNA polymerase factor sigma-54: protein MKPSLVLRMGQQLTMTPQLQQAIRLLQLSTLDLQQEIQEALESNPMLERQEDGDDFDNSDPMADNAEQKPNTEIQEPSYQETAPTVDNLEDGEWNERIPNELPVDTAWEDVYQTSASSLPSSDDDEWDFTTRTSAGESLQSHLLWQLNLAPMSDTDRLIAVTLIDCINNQGYLDETLEEILDAFDPELDIELDEIEAVLHRIQQFEPAGIGARNLGECLLLQLRQLSAKTPWLTEAKRLVTDYIDLLGSRDYSQLMRRMKLKEDELRQVIELVQSLNPRPGSQIESTEAEYVVPDVIVRKDNERWLVELNQESVPRLRVNAQYAGFVRRADTSADNTFMRNQLQEARWFIKSLQSRNETLMKVATQIVEHQRGFLEYGDEAMKPLVLHDIAEAVGMHESTISRVTTQKFMHTPRGIYELKYFFSSHVSTSEGGECSSTAIRAIIKKLVAAENQKKPLSDSKIAGLLEAQGIQVARRTVAKYRESLGIAPSSERKRLM from the coding sequence ATGAAACCATCGCTAGTCTTGAGAATGGGCCAGCAGCTGACGATGACACCGCAGCTGCAACAGGCCATCCGCCTGCTCCAATTGTCGACCCTGGATCTGCAACAGGAAATCCAGGAGGCTCTGGAATCCAATCCGATGCTCGAACGCCAGGAAGACGGCGACGACTTCGACAACTCCGATCCCATGGCCGACAACGCCGAACAGAAGCCCAACACCGAGATTCAGGAACCCTCCTACCAGGAAACCGCGCCGACCGTCGATAATCTCGAAGACGGCGAATGGAACGAACGAATCCCCAACGAACTGCCCGTCGACACCGCCTGGGAAGATGTCTACCAGACCAGCGCCAGCAGCCTGCCGAGCAGCGACGATGACGAGTGGGACTTCACCACCCGCACCTCCGCCGGCGAGAGCCTGCAAAGTCATCTGCTGTGGCAGTTGAACCTGGCACCGATGTCCGACACCGATCGCCTGATCGCCGTGACCCTGATCGATTGCATCAACAATCAGGGCTACCTCGACGAAACCCTCGAAGAAATCCTCGACGCCTTCGATCCGGAACTCGACATCGAGCTGGACGAGATTGAAGCTGTCCTGCACCGCATTCAGCAGTTCGAACCGGCCGGCATTGGTGCTCGCAACCTGGGCGAATGTCTGTTGCTGCAATTGCGCCAGCTGTCGGCCAAGACCCCTTGGCTGACCGAAGCCAAGCGCCTGGTCACCGATTACATCGACCTGCTCGGCAGCCGTGACTACAGCCAGCTGATGCGGCGCATGAAGCTCAAGGAAGACGAACTGCGCCAGGTCATCGAACTGGTACAGAGCCTGAACCCGCGACCTGGCTCGCAGATCGAGTCCACCGAAGCCGAATACGTAGTGCCTGACGTGATCGTGCGCAAGGACAACGAACGCTGGTTGGTTGAGCTGAACCAGGAGTCGGTGCCCCGTCTGCGGGTCAACGCCCAATACGCCGGTTTCGTGCGCCGCGCAGACACCAGCGCCGACAACACCTTCATGCGCAATCAGTTGCAGGAAGCCCGCTGGTTCATCAAGAGCCTGCAGAGCCGCAACGAAACCCTGATGAAAGTGGCCACCCAGATCGTCGAACATCAGCGCGGTTTTCTGGAGTACGGCGACGAAGCCATGAAGCCGCTGGTCCTGCATGACATCGCCGAAGCGGTTGGCATGCACGAGTCGACGATTTCCCGGGTGACCACGCAGAAATTCATGCATACCCCGCGGGGCATATATGAACTGAAATACTTTTTCTCCAGTCATGTGAGCACCTCCGAAGGCGGTGAATGCTCGTCCACGGCGATCCGCGCGATCATCAAGAAACTGGTTGCCGCGGAAAATCAGAAAAAGCCGTTGAGTGACAGCAAGATCGCTGGTTTACTGGAGGCACAAGGCATTCAGGTGGCTCGCCGCACCGTCGCCAAGTACCGCGAATCCCTTGGGATCGCGCCTTCGAGCGAACGCAAGCGGTTGATGTAA
- the lptB gene encoding LPS export ABC transporter ATP-binding protein, which yields MATLKAQHLAKAYKSRQVVRDVSLSIDSGQIVGLLGPNGAGKTTCFYMIVGLVQADQGRVLIDDLDVSHQPMHGRAKAGIGYLPQEASIFRKLSVADNIMAILETRQELDKAGRRKELESLLQEFHISHIRDNLGMSLSGGERRRVEIARALATAPKFILLDEPFAGVDPISVGDIKQIIHHLKAKGIGVLITDHNVRETLDICETAYIVNDGQLIAEGDSATILANDLVKEVYLGHEFRL from the coding sequence ATGGCAACTCTGAAAGCTCAGCACCTGGCCAAGGCCTATAAAAGCCGCCAGGTTGTGCGTGACGTCAGCCTGTCGATCGACAGCGGCCAGATCGTCGGCCTGCTCGGCCCGAACGGCGCCGGCAAGACCACGTGCTTCTACATGATCGTCGGCCTGGTTCAGGCCGATCAGGGTCGCGTACTGATCGACGACCTGGACGTCAGTCACCAGCCGATGCACGGTCGTGCAAAGGCCGGTATCGGCTATCTGCCGCAAGAAGCGTCGATCTTCCGCAAACTGTCGGTGGCCGACAACATCATGGCTATCCTCGAGACCCGTCAGGAGCTCGACAAGGCCGGCCGTCGCAAGGAGCTGGAAAGCCTGCTGCAGGAGTTCCACATCAGCCACATCCGCGACAACCTCGGCATGAGCCTGTCCGGTGGTGAGCGCCGCCGCGTGGAAATTGCCCGCGCTCTGGCCACCGCACCGAAATTCATCCTGCTCGACGAACCGTTCGCCGGTGTCGACCCGATCTCGGTCGGCGACATCAAGCAGATCATCCACCACCTCAAGGCCAAGGGCATCGGTGTACTGATCACCGACCACAACGTCCGCGAGACGCTGGATATCTGCGAAACCGCCTACATCGTCAACGACGGCCAATTGATTGCCGAAGGCGACTCCGCGACCATCCTCGCCAACGATCTGGTGAAGGAAGTTTATCTGGGTCACGAGTTCCGCCTGTAA
- the lptA gene encoding lipopolysaccharide transport periplasmic protein LptA, whose product MRLVKTLPILLGLGAALGSVSAWALPNDSQQPIRIQADDAQLDDKNGIATYKGDVIITQGSMIVKGNTVTMTRAPNGDIDVVTSVGNLAYFEQLQTAGDAKPVQGWGVTIQYHAQQNRVVLIDKAKVVDKDNNTTQGEKIVYDTVKKLASAGRATGSKVTEARPRIDMVIQPKKKTDEKTQ is encoded by the coding sequence ATGAGGCTCGTTAAAACCCTCCCTATTTTGCTCGGTCTGGGCGCAGCACTGGGAAGCGTGAGCGCCTGGGCTCTGCCGAACGATAGTCAGCAACCGATCCGCATCCAGGCCGACGACGCTCAGCTCGATGACAAGAATGGCATCGCGACCTACAAGGGCGACGTGATCATCACCCAGGGTTCGATGATCGTCAAAGGCAATACCGTGACCATGACCCGTGCGCCCAACGGCGACATCGACGTCGTGACCTCGGTGGGCAACCTGGCCTACTTCGAGCAATTGCAGACTGCCGGCGATGCCAAACCCGTACAGGGCTGGGGCGTGACCATTCAGTACCACGCACAGCAAAACCGCGTTGTACTGATCGACAAGGCAAAAGTCGTCGACAAGGACAACAACACCACTCAAGGCGAAAAGATCGTCTATGACACGGTGAAAAAACTGGCCAGCGCCGGTCGAGCCACCGGCAGCAAGGTCACCGAAGCGCGTCCGCGCATTGATATGGTGATCCAGCCGAAGAAGAAAACCGACGAGAAAACCCAGTAA
- the lptC gene encoding LPS export ABC transporter periplasmic protein LptC, producing MFSKKFRNILLFGCIAAIFGAVGYWNISPERFLDKPPVSAEESPIDWYATNTHTIQYLEDGKVQYEMTSDKAEHVKATDITLVTKPDLNMFRGTDFPWHVTSERGEVNSGGTEVELIDSVRVKRTDEKNRDTLITSTRMTVFPQQQYAQTQQPVRIDGAGGVSTGVGMKAYLKESRIHLLSNVRGQYEAR from the coding sequence ATGTTTAGCAAAAAGTTTCGCAACATCCTGCTGTTCGGTTGCATCGCAGCGATTTTCGGTGCGGTCGGCTACTGGAACATCAGTCCGGAACGCTTCCTCGACAAACCGCCGGTTTCGGCAGAGGAAAGCCCGATCGACTGGTATGCGACCAATACCCACACGATCCAGTACCTCGAAGACGGCAAAGTGCAGTACGAAATGACGTCCGACAAGGCTGAGCACGTCAAGGCGACCGACATTACACTGGTCACCAAACCCGACCTGAACATGTTCCGTGGCACCGATTTCCCATGGCACGTGACCAGCGAGCGCGGCGAAGTGAACTCTGGCGGCACCGAAGTCGAGCTGATCGATTCGGTTCGGGTCAAGCGCACCGATGAAAAGAACCGCGACACCCTGATTACCAGCACACGCATGACCGTGTTCCCACAGCAGCAATATGCGCAGACCCAGCAACCCGTTAGAATCGACGGCGCTGGCGGTGTATCGACCGGCGTGGGAATGAAAGCGTATTTGAAGGAAAGCAGGATACACCTGCTATCGAACGTAAGAGGACAGTATGAGGCTCGTTAA
- a CDS encoding KdsC family phosphatase, with protein sequence MSTDLLQRGKAIKLAVFDVDGVLTDGRLYFLEDGSEFKTFNTLDGQGIKMLMNAGVQTAIISGRKTPVVERRAKNLGIPHLFQGREDKLVVLDGLLEQLGLSYEQVAYLGDDLPDLPVIRRVGLGMAVANAAPFVREHAHGVTQARGGEGAAREFCELILRAQGSLDAANNAYL encoded by the coding sequence ATGAGCACCGATCTGCTGCAACGCGGCAAAGCCATCAAACTGGCGGTTTTCGACGTCGACGGTGTCCTCACCGACGGACGCCTGTACTTCCTTGAAGACGGCAGCGAGTTCAAGACCTTCAACACGCTCGATGGCCAGGGCATCAAGATGCTGATGAATGCCGGCGTACAGACCGCCATCATCAGCGGTCGCAAGACCCCGGTGGTCGAGCGTCGAGCAAAAAACCTGGGCATCCCGCACCTGTTTCAGGGACGCGAGGACAAACTGGTGGTTCTTGACGGCCTTCTGGAGCAACTGGGCCTAAGCTATGAACAAGTGGCTTACCTCGGTGACGACCTGCCTGACTTGCCGGTGATCCGCCGCGTAGGGCTGGGCATGGCCGTCGCCAACGCCGCCCCCTTCGTGCGCGAACACGCTCACGGTGTCACTCAGGCCCGTGGCGGCGAAGGTGCCGCCCGCGAATTCTGCGAACTGATCCTGCGCGCCCAAGGCAGCCTCGACGCCGCCAACAACGCGTACCTGTGA
- a CDS encoding KpsF/GutQ family sugar-phosphate isomerase, whose amino-acid sequence MSQTSDLIQSAQRTIRLEVEAVQGLLPHIDADFVRACEMILASKGRVVVVGMGKSGHIGNKIAATLASTGTPAFFVHPAEASHGDMGMITRDDVILALSNSGSTNEIVTLLPLIKRLGIQLISVTGNPQSPLAKAAEVNLNVHVEHEACPLNLAPTSSTTAALVMGDALAVALLEARGFTAEDFAFSHPGGALGRRLLLKVENVMHAGQELPQVQRGTLLKDALMEMTRKGLGMTVILEADGKLAGIFTDGDLRRTLDRSIDIHSATIDQVMTVHGKTARAEMLAAEALKIMEDHRINALVVVDEEDRPIGAFNLSDLLRAGVM is encoded by the coding sequence ATGAGCCAAACCAGCGACCTGATTCAATCGGCACAACGCACCATCCGCCTCGAAGTGGAAGCCGTACAAGGCTTGTTGCCCCATATCGACGCCGATTTCGTACGCGCTTGCGAGATGATTCTGGCCAGCAAGGGCCGTGTCGTCGTGGTCGGCATGGGCAAGTCAGGGCACATCGGCAACAAAATCGCCGCGACCCTGGCCAGCACCGGCACACCGGCGTTTTTCGTGCACCCGGCCGAGGCCAGCCACGGTGACATGGGCATGATCACCCGTGACGACGTCATCCTGGCCCTGTCGAACTCCGGCTCCACCAACGAAATCGTCACCCTGCTGCCACTGATCAAGCGCCTGGGCATCCAGCTGATCAGCGTGACCGGCAACCCGCAATCGCCACTGGCCAAGGCCGCCGAGGTCAATCTCAACGTTCACGTCGAGCACGAAGCCTGCCCACTGAACCTGGCGCCGACCTCCTCGACCACCGCTGCGCTGGTCATGGGCGACGCTCTGGCCGTGGCGCTGCTGGAAGCACGCGGTTTCACCGCAGAAGACTTCGCCTTTTCCCACCCGGGCGGCGCACTGGGCCGACGCCTGCTGCTGAAAGTGGAAAACGTCATGCACGCCGGGCAGGAACTGCCGCAGGTACAGCGTGGCACCCTGCTCAAGGACGCACTGATGGAAATGACCCGCAAGGGTCTGGGCATGACCGTCATTCTTGAAGCCGACGGCAAACTGGCCGGGATCTTCACTGACGGCGACCTGCGTCGCACCCTGGATCGCAGCATTGATATTCACAGCGCCACCATCGACCAGGTGATGACCGTGCACGGCAAGACCGCCCGCGCCGAGATGCTCGCCGCCGAAGCCCTGAAAATCATGGAAGACCACCGAATCAACGCGCTGGTTGTCGTGGACGAAGAGGATCGCCCGATCGGCGCCTTCAACCTCTCCGACCTGCTGCGCGCAGGAGTGATGTAA
- a CDS encoding ATP-binding cassette domain-containing protein, giving the protein MSADNAYAVELKGVSFKRGARSIFNNVDIRIPRGKVTGIMGPSGCGKTTLLRLMGAQLRPSKGEVWVNGQNLPKLSRSDLFDARKHMGVLFQSGALFTDLDVFENVAFPLRVHTDLPDEMIRDIVLLKLQAVGLRGAIELMPDELSGGMKRRVALARAIALDPQILMYDEPFVGQDPIAMGVLVRLIRLLNDALGITSIVVSHDLAETASIADYIYVVGDGQVLGQGTPDELMSSDDPRIRQFMTGEPDGPVPYHFPAPDYRADLLGKRR; this is encoded by the coding sequence ATGAGTGCCGATAACGCCTACGCGGTCGAGCTGAAGGGAGTCTCCTTCAAGCGCGGTGCGCGGAGCATTTTCAATAACGTCGATATCCGCATCCCGCGCGGCAAGGTCACCGGCATCATGGGGCCTTCCGGGTGTGGCAAGACCACGCTGTTGCGCCTGATGGGCGCCCAGTTGCGGCCATCCAAAGGCGAGGTCTGGGTCAACGGCCAGAACCTGCCGAAGCTGTCGCGCAGCGATCTGTTCGATGCGCGCAAGCACATGGGCGTGCTGTTTCAGAGCGGTGCGCTGTTCACCGATCTCGACGTGTTCGAGAACGTCGCCTTCCCGCTGCGTGTTCATACCGACCTGCCGGACGAGATGATCCGCGACATCGTGCTGCTCAAATTGCAGGCAGTGGGTCTGCGCGGTGCCATCGAATTGATGCCCGACGAGCTGTCCGGCGGCATGAAACGCCGTGTCGCGCTCGCCCGGGCCATTGCCCTCGATCCGCAGATCCTCATGTACGACGAACCGTTCGTCGGCCAGGATCCGATCGCCATGGGCGTGCTGGTTCGCCTGATCCGCCTGCTCAACGATGCCCTGGGGATCACCAGCATCGTGGTGTCCCACGACCTCGCCGAAACCGCGAGCATCGCTGACTACATCTATGTGGTCGGTGATGGCCAGGTATTGGGGCAGGGCACGCCGGACGAACTGATGAGCTCGGATGATCCGCGTATTCGTCAATTCATGACCGGTGAACCCGATGGCCCGGTGCCGTATCACTTTCCAGCGCCGGATTACCGCGCAGATCTTCTGGGGAAGCGCCGCTGA
- the mlaE gene encoding lipid asymmetry maintenance ABC transporter permease subunit MlaE, giving the protein MRRITLMERVRRFGLAGIDSVAVFGRSTLFLFHALLGRGGIGGGFGLLVKQLHSVGVMSLVIIVVSGIFIGMVLALQGFNILSSYGSEQAVGQMVALTLLRELGPVVTALLFAGRAGSALTAEIGNMKSTEQLSSLEMIGVDPLKYIIAPRLWAGFISLPVLAMIFSVVGIWGGSWVAVDWLGVYEGSYWSNMQNSVSFGDDVLNGIIKSAVFAFVVTWIAVFQGYDCEPTSEGISRATTKTVVYASLAVLGLDFILTALMFGDF; this is encoded by the coding sequence ATGCGCAGAATTACTTTAATGGAGCGTGTGCGCCGTTTCGGCCTGGCCGGGATCGACAGCGTTGCGGTGTTCGGGCGTTCGACACTGTTCCTGTTTCATGCCTTGCTCGGGCGTGGCGGCATCGGCGGCGGTTTTGGTCTGCTGGTCAAGCAGTTGCATTCCGTCGGCGTGATGTCGCTGGTGATCATCGTGGTGTCCGGGATCTTCATCGGCATGGTGCTGGCGCTGCAGGGCTTCAACATCCTCTCGAGCTACGGCTCGGAACAGGCTGTCGGGCAGATGGTGGCGCTGACCCTGTTGCGTGAACTGGGGCCAGTCGTGACCGCGCTGTTGTTTGCCGGGCGTGCCGGTTCGGCGCTGACGGCGGAAATCGGCAACATGAAATCCACCGAACAGCTGTCCAGTCTGGAAATGATCGGGGTCGACCCGCTCAAGTACATCATCGCTCCGCGTCTGTGGGCCGGTTTCATTTCCCTGCCGGTCCTGGCGATGATCTTCAGCGTGGTCGGCATTTGGGGCGGCTCGTGGGTCGCTGTCGACTGGCTGGGTGTCTACGAAGGTTCCTACTGGTCGAACATGCAGAACAGCGTGAGCTTCGGTGACGATGTGCTCAACGGCATCATCAAAAGTGCAGTATTCGCTTTTGTCGTCACCTGGATCGCCGTATTTCAAGGCTATGACTGCGAACCCACTTCCGAGGGGATCAGCCGTGCCACCACCAAGACCGTGGTTTACGCCTCGCTGGCAGTCCTCGGCCTGGACTTTATTCTGACCGCTTTGATGTTTGGAGATTTCTGA
- the mlaD gene encoding outer membrane lipid asymmetry maintenance protein MlaD has translation MQNRTLEIGVGLFLLAGILALLLLALRVSGLSPTSTTDTYKLYAYFDNIAGLTVRAKVTMAGVTIGKVTAIDLDRDSFTGRVTLQVDKSVDNLPTDSTASILTAGLLGEKYIGISVGGEDTRLKDGGTIHDTQSSLVLEDLIGKFLLNTVSKDAK, from the coding sequence ATGCAAAACCGCACCCTGGAAATCGGTGTCGGCCTGTTCCTGCTGGCAGGGATCCTGGCTTTGTTGCTGCTGGCCCTGCGGGTCAGTGGCCTGTCTCCGACTTCGACCACCGATACCTACAAGCTTTACGCGTATTTCGACAATATCGCCGGTTTGACGGTCAGAGCCAAAGTGACCATGGCGGGTGTGACCATCGGCAAGGTCACCGCGATCGACCTGGATCGCGACAGCTTCACCGGTCGGGTGACCCTGCAAGTGGATAAAAGCGTCGACAATCTGCCGACCGACTCCACAGCATCTATCCTGACAGCGGGTCTGCTGGGCGAGAAGTACATCGGTATCAGCGTGGGCGGGGAAGACACCCGGCTCAAGGATGGTGGAACCATCCACGACACCCAGTCGTCTCTGGTACTGGAAGACCTGATCGGTAAATTCCTGCTCAATACCGTTAGCAAAGACGCCAAATGA
- a CDS encoding MlaC/ttg2D family ABC transporter substrate-binding protein, with product MISTLRRGLLVLLAALPLVANAVAAPSAHDLVQDTTNRMLADLAANKEKYKQDPADFYTALNTIVGPVVDAEGISKSIMTVKYSRKATPAQMKTFEENFKRGLFQFYGNALLEYNNQGITVDAPKDESGDRTSVGMTVKGNNGAIYPVSYTLEKINGEWKLRNVIINGINIGKLFRDQFADAMQRNGNDLDKTINGWAGEVAKAKQSAEQNEKPAQ from the coding sequence ATGATCTCTACCTTGCGACGTGGCCTGTTGGTGTTGCTTGCAGCGCTGCCGCTGGTGGCCAATGCCGTGGCGGCGCCTTCGGCGCATGACCTGGTTCAGGACACCACCAACCGGATGCTGGCTGATCTGGCCGCCAACAAAGAGAAGTACAAGCAGGATCCGGCTGACTTCTACACCGCGTTGAACACCATCGTCGGGCCGGTCGTGGATGCCGAAGGCATTTCCAAGAGCATCATGACGGTCAAGTATTCGCGCAAGGCAACTCCGGCGCAGATGAAGACCTTCGAGGAAAACTTCAAGCGCGGTCTGTTCCAGTTCTATGGCAACGCGTTGCTCGAGTACAACAACCAGGGCATCACCGTCGATGCGCCCAAGGACGAGTCGGGCGACCGTACCAGCGTCGGCATGACCGTCAAAGGCAACAACGGCGCGATCTATCCGGTTTCGTACACCCTGGAGAAGATCAACGGCGAGTGGAAACTGCGCAACGTGATCATCAACGGCATCAACATCGGCAAGCTGTTCCGTGACCAGTTCGCCGACGCCATGCAGCGCAATGGCAACGACCTGGACAAGACCATCAACGGCTGGGCCGGGGAAGTCGCCAAGGCCAAGCAGTCGGCCGAGCAGAACGAGAAGCCTGCCCAATGA
- a CDS encoding STAS domain-containing protein: MTESAIRLDEASELQLSGVLDYRTAPDLREQGRALIKSCNAPALVIDCSAVEKSSSVGLSLLLCFIRDAKAAGKAVSIRGMPEDMREIAQVSELTELLAQP, from the coding sequence ATGACCGAGTCGGCCATTCGTCTGGACGAAGCCAGTGAACTGCAGCTCAGCGGCGTGCTGGATTACCGCACTGCCCCGGACCTGCGCGAGCAGGGCCGGGCGCTGATCAAGTCGTGCAATGCCCCGGCATTGGTGATCGACTGTTCGGCGGTGGAGAAGTCCAGCAGCGTCGGTCTGTCGCTGCTGCTGTGCTTCATTCGCGATGCAAAGGCCGCCGGAAAGGCTGTCAGCATTCGCGGGATGCCCGAAGACATGCGCGAAATTGCTCAGGTCAGCGAACTGACCGAGCTGTTGGCGCAACCCTGA
- a CDS encoding BolA family protein → MQAVEVKSFLEGKLPGTRVEVEGEGCNFQLNVISDELAALSPVKRQQSIYAHLNPWIADGSIHAVTMKFFSSAAWAERT, encoded by the coding sequence ATGCAGGCCGTAGAAGTGAAGAGCTTCCTTGAAGGAAAGCTGCCCGGAACCCGGGTGGAAGTTGAAGGCGAAGGCTGCAACTTTCAGCTGAACGTGATTAGCGATGAACTGGCGGCGTTGAGCCCGGTCAAGCGTCAGCAAAGCATCTATGCCCATTTGAACCCATGGATCGCCGATGGCAGCATCCACGCGGTCACTATGAAATTTTTCAGCAGCGCGGCCTGGGCCGAGCGCACCTGA
- the murA gene encoding UDP-N-acetylglucosamine 1-carboxyvinyltransferase, with product MDKLIITGGARLDGEIRISGAKNSALPILAATLLCDGPVTVGNLPHLHDITTMIELFGRMGIEPVIDEKLSVEIDPRTIKTLIAPYELVKTMRASILVLGPMVARFGEAEVALPGGCAIGSRPVDLHIRGLEAMGAVIDVEGGYIKAKAPEGGLRGAQFFFDTVSVTGTENIMMAAALAKGRSVLQNAAREPEVVDLANFLNAMGAKISGAGTDTITIDGVERLGSCFYKVMPDRIETGTYLVAAAVTGGRVKVKDTDPTILEAVLEKLREAGAEITCGEDWIELNMHGKRPKAVNVRTAPYPAFPTDMQAQFISLNAIAEGTGAVIETIFENRFMHVYELHRMGAHIQVEGNTAIVTGIETLKGAPVMATDLRASASLVISALVAQGDTLIDRIYHIDRGYECIEEKLQMLGARIRRVPG from the coding sequence ATGGATAAATTGATTATTACCGGTGGCGCTCGTCTTGATGGCGAGATCCGCATTTCCGGGGCGAAGAACTCCGCCCTGCCGATCCTGGCCGCCACCCTGCTGTGCGATGGCCCGGTGACCGTTGGCAACCTGCCGCACCTGCACGACATCACCACCATGATCGAGCTGTTCGGTCGCATGGGCATCGAGCCTGTGATCGACGAGAAGCTCAGCGTCGAAATCGACCCGCGCACCATCAAGACCCTGATCGCTCCGTACGAACTGGTGAAAACCATGCGTGCCTCGATCCTGGTGCTGGGCCCGATGGTTGCGCGTTTCGGTGAAGCCGAAGTCGCACTGCCTGGCGGTTGCGCCATCGGTTCGCGCCCGGTCGATCTGCACATCCGTGGCCTGGAAGCCATGGGCGCGGTCATCGATGTCGAAGGCGGTTACATCAAGGCCAAGGCCCCTGAAGGCGGCCTGCGCGGCGCACAATTCTTCTTCGATACCGTCAGTGTGACCGGTACCGAGAACATCATGATGGCTGCCGCTCTGGCCAAGGGCCGCAGCGTGCTGCAGAACGCCGCCCGCGAGCCTGAAGTGGTGGACCTGGCGAACTTCCTCAATGCCATGGGCGCCAAGATTTCCGGCGCCGGCACTGACACCATCACCATTGATGGCGTCGAGCGTCTGGGTTCGTGCTTCTACAAAGTCATGCCTGACCGCATCGAAACCGGCACCTACCTGGTGGCCGCTGCGGTCACCGGTGGCCGTGTGAAGGTCAAGGACACCGATCCGACCATTCTCGAAGCCGTTCTGGAAAAACTCCGTGAAGCCGGCGCAGAAATCACCTGTGGTGAAGACTGGATCGAGCTGAACATGCACGGCAAGCGCCCGAAAGCGGTCAACGTGCGCACTGCGCCGTACCCGGCGTTCCCGACCGACATGCAGGCGCAGTTCATCTCGCTCAACGCCATTGCCGAAGGCACTGGCGCGGTCATCGAGACGATCTTCGAAAACCGCTTCATGCACGTGTACGAACTGCACCGCATGGGCGCGCACATCCAGGTCGAAGGCAACACCGCCATCGTGACCGGCATCGAAACACTCAAGGGCGCGCCAGTGATGGCAACCGACCTGCGTGCTTCGGCGAGCCTGGTGATTTCGGCACTGGTGGCACAGGGCGATACCCTGATCGACCGCATCTACCACATCGATCGTGGTTACGAGTGCATCGAGGAAAAACTGCAGATGCTGGGCGCCAGGATCCGTCGCGTTCCGGGCTAA
- the hisG gene encoding ATP phosphoribosyltransferase codes for MLTIALSKGRILDDTLPLLAEAGIVPTENPDKSRKLIIPTTQEDVRLLIVRATDVPTYVEHGAADLGVAGKDVLMEYTGQGLYEPLDLQIAQCKLMTAGKVGAVEPKGRLRVATKFVNVAKRYYAEQGRQVDIIKLYGSMELAPLIGLADKIIDVVDTGNTLRANGLEPQELIATISSRLVVNKASMKMQHARIQALIDTLRKAVESRHRG; via the coding sequence ATGTTGACCATCGCACTGTCCAAGGGCCGCATCCTTGACGACACCCTGCCGCTTCTCGCCGAAGCGGGCATCGTGCCGACCGAGAATCCGGACAAGAGCCGCAAGCTGATCATCCCCACGACCCAGGAAGACGTTCGCCTGTTGATCGTGCGGGCCACCGACGTGCCGACCTATGTCGAGCATGGTGCGGCCGACCTCGGCGTTGCCGGTAAAGACGTGCTGATGGAATACACAGGGCAAGGCCTGTACGAGCCGCTGGATCTGCAGATTGCCCAGTGCAAGCTGATGACCGCCGGCAAGGTCGGTGCTGTCGAGCCCAAGGGCCGTCTGCGCGTCGCCACTAAATTCGTCAACGTCGCCAAGCGTTACTACGCCGAACAGGGCCGTCAGGTCGACATCATCAAACTGTACGGCTCGATGGAACTGGCACCGCTGATCGGTCTGGCCGACAAGATCATCGACGTGGTCGACACCGGCAATACCCTGCGAGCCAACGGCCTGGAACCCCAGGAGCTGATCGCCACGATCAGCTCGCGTCTGGTGGTCAATAAAGCTTCGATGAAAATGCAACACGCCCGAATCCAGGCGTTGATCGACACCCTGCGCAAGGCAGTGGAGTCTCGACACCGCGGCTGA